One stretch of Akkermansia sp. RCC_12PD DNA includes these proteins:
- the lpxA gene encoding acyl-ACP--UDP-N-acetylglucosamine O-acyltransferase translates to MPEIHPTAVVHPTAEIADDVKIGPFCVVGEQVKLGPGCVLHSHVVIDGPSSFGSGNEFFPFSVIGLKSQDLKYRGEPTYLEVGDNNVFRENATINRATDIGGRTRIGNNNLFLVSCHAGHDCQIGNHVIFSGFATAAGHVTVEDYAILAGCCAVHQFVRIGEHAMVGAVARVAQDVLPYTIVEGHPAVTRAVNSIGMQRRGFSEEDLRAVRMCYKKLFVNKKLTVHEAIEELLQSPYGENPCLQRIIEFAQTSERGFCH, encoded by the coding sequence ATGCCAGAAATACACCCAACGGCGGTAGTGCATCCTACTGCGGAAATTGCGGATGATGTCAAAATAGGCCCTTTTTGCGTTGTCGGGGAGCAGGTGAAGCTGGGGCCCGGATGCGTGCTTCACAGCCACGTGGTCATTGACGGCCCGTCCTCCTTCGGCAGCGGCAATGAATTCTTTCCATTCTCCGTCATTGGGCTGAAAAGCCAGGACTTGAAGTACCGGGGCGAACCCACTTATCTGGAAGTGGGGGACAACAACGTTTTCCGGGAAAACGCCACTATCAACCGTGCTACGGATATTGGCGGCAGAACGCGGATCGGAAACAACAACTTGTTCCTGGTATCCTGCCATGCCGGTCATGACTGCCAGATTGGCAACCATGTCATCTTTTCCGGTTTTGCGACGGCTGCCGGGCATGTAACGGTGGAGGATTACGCCATTCTGGCGGGATGCTGCGCCGTGCACCAGTTCGTCCGGATTGGAGAGCATGCCATGGTGGGCGCTGTGGCCCGCGTGGCCCAGGACGTGCTGCCCTACACCATTGTAGAAGGCCATCCCGCCGTTACGCGCGCCGTCAATTCCATAGGCATGCAGCGGCGCGGTTTTTCAGAGGAAGACCTGCGGGCCGTGCGCATGTGCTATAAGAAGCTTTTCGTCAACAAAAAACTGACGGTGCATGAGGCCATCGAGGAACTTTTACAGTCTCCTTACGGGGAAAATCCCTGCCTGCAGCGCATCATTGAATTCGCGCAGACGTCGGAACGCGGATTCTGCCACTGA
- a CDS encoding HAD family hydrolase produces MKTGFVFDLDGTLVDSIPGIARGLNLALESLGCPEHSVEAIRGMVGRGARELCVAALRGYFNGPVPESAFEALHAGFMREYRHTWENGTVPYAGIRDMLLQLAEEGHPLGVLSNKPHVVTVPLVHHVFPDVPFRIVMGFSERFPRKPEPDSLLSIVHEWGRKPEEACMVGDSAHDGNTAVNAGTRLVLVGWGYSTRAALDAFHVPVCGSVQELSFCLEHEENLPFPVLKQGDEVSE; encoded by the coding sequence ATGAAAACAGGTTTTGTCTTTGACCTGGACGGAACGCTGGTGGACTCCATTCCCGGCATTGCCCGCGGATTGAACCTGGCTCTGGAATCCTTGGGATGCCCGGAACATTCCGTAGAAGCGATTCGCGGAATGGTTGGGCGGGGCGCCCGGGAGCTGTGCGTGGCCGCCTTGCGTGGATATTTTAACGGACCCGTTCCGGAATCCGCCTTTGAAGCCTTGCATGCGGGTTTTATGCGGGAATACCGGCATACCTGGGAAAACGGAACAGTTCCTTATGCTGGCATTCGTGACATGCTCCTGCAACTAGCGGAAGAAGGCCATCCCCTCGGCGTTCTGTCCAACAAGCCGCACGTGGTGACCGTGCCTCTGGTGCATCACGTCTTTCCGGATGTGCCTTTCCGGATTGTAATGGGTTTTTCCGAGCGTTTTCCCCGCAAGCCGGAGCCGGATTCCCTGCTGTCCATCGTCCATGAATGGGGCAGGAAACCGGAGGAGGCATGCATGGTGGGAGATTCCGCCCACGACGGCAATACGGCCGTAAATGCCGGCACCCGGCTGGTCCTGGTAGGGTGGGGGTACAGTACCCGTGCCGCCCTCGACGCTTTCCATGTGCCTGTGTGCGGTTCCGTGCAGGAGCTGTCCTTTTGCCTGGAACATGAGGAAAACCTGCCGTTTCCGGTTCTGAAACAGGGGGACGAGGTTTCCGAATAG
- a CDS encoding trypsin-like peptidase domain-containing protein: MANLQKQIQQVAQSATAATVALVSDGGETGSGVIVSPQGLILTAAHVVGGDEMMRVVFSDGRVMKGRVLGANFTRDAAMVQILGEGTYPHVELGESDALHVGDFVVALGHSKGFDPERRAPIRMGRLCTDGKQRFLISECTLIGGDSGGPLFDLSGKLVGIHSSIGPMLKINNHVPVSVFRHDWEKLLSGRQWGQLGLHPMADPDSPVLGFAMMDVMGVDGVVVEDVVVDSPADEAGIRPGDVITYMDSRGLRSVRDMLRELGRHRPGETVPLVVLRKGTAYKADLTFGRRGDLMSGLKQMEQPQG; the protein is encoded by the coding sequence ATGGCAAACTTGCAAAAACAAATTCAACAGGTAGCTCAATCCGCCACCGCCGCTACGGTAGCCCTGGTTTCCGATGGAGGAGAAACGGGCAGCGGTGTCATCGTAAGTCCCCAGGGGCTCATTCTGACGGCGGCCCACGTGGTGGGCGGCGACGAGATGATGCGCGTGGTGTTTTCAGACGGGCGCGTGATGAAAGGCCGCGTTCTGGGAGCCAATTTTACCCGTGACGCCGCCATGGTGCAGATTCTTGGCGAAGGCACTTATCCTCATGTGGAACTGGGCGAGTCCGACGCGTTGCACGTAGGAGACTTCGTGGTGGCCCTGGGGCATTCCAAGGGATTTGACCCGGAACGCCGTGCACCCATCCGCATGGGAAGGCTCTGCACGGACGGAAAGCAGCGGTTCCTGATCTCCGAATGCACGTTGATAGGCGGCGATTCCGGGGGCCCCCTCTTCGATCTGTCCGGAAAGCTGGTGGGCATCCATTCCTCCATTGGGCCGATGCTGAAAATCAATAACCATGTTCCCGTTTCCGTCTTCCGCCATGATTGGGAGAAACTGCTCTCCGGCCGCCAGTGGGGCCAGTTGGGACTGCATCCCATGGCTGATCCGGACTCTCCCGTTCTCGGCTTTGCCATGATGGATGTGATGGGCGTGGACGGCGTCGTGGTGGAGGATGTGGTCGTGGACTCTCCTGCGGATGAGGCGGGAATCAGGCCCGGAGACGTCATTACGTACATGGACAGCCGTGGCCTGCGCTCCGTGCGCGACATGCTCCGGGAGCTGGGGCGTCACAGGCCGGGAGAAACGGTGCCTTTGGTCGTTCTCCGGAAAGGAACTGCCTATAAGGCCGACCTTACCTTCGGCAGGCGCGGTGACCTGATGTCCGGACTGAAACAAATGGAACAACCTCAGGGATGA
- a CDS encoding DNA recombination protein RmuC, whose protein sequence is MIPPFIPWLLAALLLLACLALLVALLRYRDRSVRLEAESLSWRERAEDRTQMLRTAEEVLRNSFAGISAEVLRNSEKQFLNLAETRLQNQHQQARHDLESRKQAIESLLKPVSDSLKLVQSRLGEIEKERVGAYADLKTQIRYILSGNEALKNETARLSQALHHNNARGQWGELQLRRVVELAGMVEYCDFTTQQTRSREEDRIRPDMVIHLPGGRSIIIDAKAPMTAYLHAGETDRQEERSQWMSRHAADVKKHLQQLSAKNYFAQFSPCPEFVIMFLPGEAFFQAALEADPSLIEFGAENRVILSTPSTLIALLKTVAYGWKQEQLADNAKKISEAGTDLFDTCAILTGHFSSLGKSLNQAVNQYNKTVSSFEHRFIPRAQKLKNLGVTSSKDLPSGLEDITLRAKGTDVQEEE, encoded by the coding sequence ATGATTCCCCCCTTCATTCCCTGGCTTCTGGCCGCCCTGCTCCTGCTTGCCTGCCTGGCGCTTCTGGTCGCCCTGCTGCGCTACCGGGATCGTTCCGTCCGCCTGGAGGCGGAATCCCTCTCCTGGCGGGAACGGGCGGAGGACAGGACGCAGATGCTCCGCACCGCGGAAGAAGTGCTCAGGAATTCCTTTGCCGGCATCAGTGCGGAAGTCCTTCGCAACTCGGAAAAACAATTCCTCAATCTGGCGGAAACGCGTCTCCAGAACCAGCACCAGCAGGCTAGGCATGATCTGGAATCCCGAAAGCAGGCCATTGAGTCCCTGCTCAAGCCGGTGAGTGACTCCCTCAAGTTGGTCCAGTCCCGCCTGGGAGAAATAGAAAAGGAGCGCGTGGGCGCTTATGCGGACCTGAAAACCCAGATACGCTACATCCTTTCCGGCAATGAGGCCCTGAAGAACGAAACAGCCAGGCTTTCCCAGGCCCTGCACCATAACAACGCCCGCGGCCAGTGGGGAGAACTCCAGCTTCGCCGTGTGGTGGAACTGGCGGGCATGGTGGAATATTGCGATTTCACCACGCAGCAGACCCGTTCTCGAGAGGAGGACAGGATCCGCCCGGACATGGTCATCCATCTTCCGGGAGGACGCTCCATCATCATTGACGCCAAGGCTCCCATGACGGCCTACCTCCATGCCGGAGAGACAGACAGGCAGGAGGAACGGAGCCAGTGGATGAGCCGTCACGCGGCGGACGTCAAAAAGCATTTGCAGCAATTGAGCGCCAAAAACTACTTCGCCCAGTTTTCGCCGTGCCCTGAATTCGTCATCATGTTCCTGCCGGGGGAAGCCTTTTTCCAGGCAGCTCTGGAAGCCGACCCGTCCCTGATCGAATTCGGCGCGGAAAACAGGGTTATCCTGTCCACACCCTCCACATTGATCGCACTGCTGAAAACCGTAGCCTACGGCTGGAAACAGGAACAACTGGCGGACAACGCCAAAAAGATTTCTGAAGCGGGAACGGACCTGTTCGATACCTGCGCCATCCTCACCGGGCATTTTTCCTCCCTGGGCAAAAGCCTGAACCAAGCGGTCAACCAGTACAACAAGACCGTTTCCTCCTTTGAGCACCGGTTCATTCCGCGGGCCCAGAAATTGAAGAATCTGGGCGTCACGTCATCCAAGGACCTGCCTTCCGGTCTGGAAGACATCACCTTGCGGGCAAAGGGCACAGACGTACAGGAAGAAGAGTGA
- a CDS encoding RDD family protein, translated as MDIYWIQDHEKKGPLPEVEVISMLEAGLIPETARAWHAGCDEWVQIRELPVMKEMFDRKDEEKRRTMKETAPGEDSVLTGPEESGGERSMAEAGEKSPEAENEVVLVVPYPYVRFLGRMADVMMHMTLYLALLRLFGIGFQPGLLPGTYEALLYICLPMTLIEALFLSTLGTTPGKSMLGVSVRDYLGNRLSFSTAFRRSLFVMVLGLGCFAPTLTMLALFFSWWWVRRFGFTPWDRRLGTTDVLNEPLSFRKVAMTLALIILCLQIMYFLILPWLPDMEAYVQASSQM; from the coding sequence ATGGATATTTACTGGATTCAGGATCATGAAAAAAAGGGGCCTTTGCCGGAAGTGGAAGTCATTTCCATGCTGGAGGCGGGCCTGATCCCGGAAACCGCCCGCGCCTGGCATGCCGGGTGTGACGAATGGGTGCAAATACGTGAACTGCCTGTGATGAAGGAAATGTTTGACCGGAAAGATGAAGAGAAACGCCGAACCATGAAGGAAACCGCCCCCGGAGAGGATAGCGTGCTCACTGGACCGGAGGAATCCGGTGGTGAACGTTCCATGGCGGAGGCTGGGGAAAAATCTCCGGAGGCGGAAAATGAAGTGGTTCTGGTCGTTCCTTACCCTTACGTCCGTTTTCTGGGAAGGATGGCTGACGTGATGATGCACATGACGCTGTATCTGGCCCTGCTCAGGCTGTTCGGTATAGGATTCCAGCCCGGACTGCTGCCGGGCACGTATGAAGCTCTTCTTTACATCTGCCTGCCGATGACGCTTATTGAGGCTCTTTTCCTGAGCACGCTGGGTACGACGCCCGGCAAATCCATGCTCGGCGTTTCCGTGCGCGACTATTTGGGAAACAGGCTGTCTTTCTCCACTGCGTTCAGGCGCTCTCTGTTCGTGATGGTGCTGGGCCTGGGGTGTTTCGCCCCCACTCTGACGATGCTGGCCCTGTTTTTTTCCTGGTGGTGGGTACGCCGTTTCGGCTTCACGCCGTGGGACAGAAGACTGGGAACGACGGACGTATTGAACGAGCCCCTCTCCTTCCGCAAGGTGGCCATGACCCTGGCCCTGATCATTCTGTGTTTGCAGATCATGTACTTCCTGATTCTTCCCTGGCTTCCGGACATGGAGGCCTATGTGCAGGCGTCCTCGCAAATGTGA
- a CDS encoding PDZ domain-containing protein yields the protein MAAGAVCGQEIASPLPADQMIAPEDKAVLDAQARQIFRDWDKVAVPIGKSVVALVAGNRQVALGTVVGKGKVLTKLSDLQKERRPVMLVDASGKVYDAKVLFALPEHDLLMMDVPGLPAPPIDLDSYVQAKEGDIIAAVSPTGHVSDFGVVSVAQRSLRADDQPYLGIVSDPRWDGEGVMIGGVEAGSGAHRSGLQAGDVLMKLNGKPVDGMYSIRAAMVGVRPGETVPVEVVRQNRKVEGQLLTGARPKVMKFPQKRLDMMNSMGNRMSLKRDEFPLVIQSDMTLFPERAGCPVIDVNGKFVGLALSRAGRTETYILPSWICRELVEGVLPKVQQYQASRDENIPEAQPVDDAYDARRLEENRRKVEDKMSRQGLVPKVY from the coding sequence TTGGCTGCGGGTGCCGTGTGTGGACAGGAAATAGCTTCCCCCCTGCCCGCGGACCAGATGATTGCTCCGGAGGACAAGGCGGTGCTGGATGCCCAAGCCCGCCAGATCTTCCGGGATTGGGACAAGGTAGCCGTTCCCATCGGTAAATCCGTGGTGGCGCTTGTGGCCGGCAACCGTCAGGTGGCGCTGGGTACCGTAGTAGGCAAGGGAAAAGTACTCACCAAGTTGAGCGACTTGCAGAAGGAAAGGCGCCCGGTCATGCTGGTGGACGCCTCCGGAAAAGTTTATGATGCCAAGGTTCTATTTGCTCTTCCGGAACACGACCTACTGATGATGGATGTGCCGGGGCTGCCCGCACCGCCCATTGACCTGGACTCCTATGTGCAGGCCAAGGAAGGGGATATCATTGCCGCGGTATCTCCCACGGGACATGTCAGTGACTTCGGCGTGGTGTCCGTAGCCCAGCGCAGCCTGAGAGCGGACGACCAGCCTTATCTGGGCATCGTCTCCGATCCCCGCTGGGATGGCGAGGGCGTGATGATTGGCGGCGTGGAAGCCGGGAGCGGTGCCCACCGCAGCGGCCTTCAGGCCGGGGATGTGCTCATGAAGCTCAATGGAAAGCCTGTGGACGGGATGTATTCCATACGTGCGGCCATGGTGGGCGTACGGCCCGGGGAAACCGTTCCTGTGGAAGTGGTGCGCCAAAACCGGAAGGTTGAGGGGCAGCTTCTCACCGGGGCCAGGCCAAAAGTGATGAAATTCCCCCAGAAACGGCTGGACATGATGAATTCCATGGGTAACCGCATGAGTCTGAAGCGTGACGAATTCCCGCTGGTCATCCAGTCGGACATGACTTTGTTTCCGGAACGGGCAGGATGTCCGGTCATTGACGTCAACGGCAAATTCGTGGGACTAGCCCTGAGCCGTGCCGGACGGACGGAAACGTACATTCTCCCTTCCTGGATATGCCGGGAGCTGGTGGAGGGCGTGCTTCCGAAAGTGCAGCAATATCAGGCAAGCCGTGATGAAAATATCCCGGAAGCACAGCCGGTGGACGATGCTTATGACGCGCGCCGCCTGGAGGAAAACCGCCGGAAAGTGGAAGACAAGATGAGCCGTCAGGGCCTGGTGCCGAAGGTGTATTAA
- a CDS encoding transglycosylase domain-containing protein: MGADDKSRKGNAGSWRERIPDAQPASRARSARRKRQPPRPSYPGLPGEEPRPAVIPGPTRRTAGPRDSSSPYGAPSPRPRKAPRPAPQVEYDEEKATPERSSRPSGKRRKPGFTIFGALWFVLTMPFRFIGALTRNIRWFISWPLRILLSVSFVGIVVGAILVFLYGTISNRYDISEVKSNIPERTVILDRKNRTIGTLHGENRRRVPLQEVPPIFIDALLLREDNRFYDHGGVDWIGVGRAVAQVIKHKRATQGASTLTMQLAKITYNHQERNLHSKLTEVALAKRIEATYSKDEILETYINRIFWGHTFLGIAAASRGYYDKEPRDLSLSECATLAGIIYGPNDFSPLKHPEEARKVRDIVLGLLKDAGKITEVQYAAALAEPIVTHPPQSRSEENYAMDLVRRELDAILEEEDIRLGGLVVHTTLDLDLQNATLDIINKHMTALESRKDFKKHLASLQARREKRGIVKNKLTTKAEYEAALAAYKAIPAEQREKTQPPMPNYIQSAAVVMDNATGALLAVVGGRDAEESKLNRAIQSRRQTGSLFKPFVYATFFQQGNSADTRISDDRIAHGEIRGAANWSPRNSDGTYRGMKPASFGLILSRNTMSVRIGNRAGLGNVIQSAELAGFHGNVSKTPALFLGTWEASPLDVASAYSVFANGGVRPTPYIIDHITDSKGQPRFAITKSRRAVYSQRAANITSSILQQVCKPGGTAGRITALGFKAPCGGKTGTTNNYTNAWFAGYTSNLTCSVWVGFDTATKILEKGYGGTLALPIWTDIMLASQKEGYPSNAIRTRAASEGQAVLVCRESNQLAHSGCQYAKTAYYETTVGYQAPAKMCEKHIPLAEPGSEEDIPYAEPLDSSDDNIPLAEPVDETDGIPYATPI, encoded by the coding sequence ATGGGTGCAGACGACAAATCACGGAAAGGAAACGCCGGCTCCTGGAGGGAACGCATCCCGGACGCCCAGCCGGCTTCCCGCGCCAGGTCCGCCCGCAGAAAGAGGCAGCCGCCCCGCCCTTCCTATCCCGGTCTGCCGGGAGAAGAGCCACGGCCGGCCGTGATTCCGGGCCCCACCCGCAGAACGGCAGGCCCGCGCGATTCCTCCTCTCCGTATGGCGCGCCCTCCCCGCGGCCACGGAAAGCACCCCGTCCCGCACCCCAGGTTGAGTATGATGAAGAAAAAGCCACTCCGGAAAGGAGTTCCCGGCCTTCCGGAAAGCGGCGCAAACCGGGCTTCACCATCTTCGGAGCCCTGTGGTTCGTGCTGACAATGCCGTTCCGCTTCATCGGCGCCCTGACCCGCAATATCCGCTGGTTCATCAGCTGGCCCCTCCGCATCCTGTTGAGCGTTTCCTTTGTAGGCATCGTCGTCGGTGCCATTCTCGTTTTCCTGTACGGTACCATTTCCAACCGCTACGACATTTCGGAAGTGAAAAGCAACATTCCGGAACGCACGGTTATTCTCGACCGCAAAAACCGGACCATCGGCACCCTGCACGGAGAGAACCGCAGGCGCGTTCCCCTCCAGGAAGTTCCTCCCATTTTTATAGATGCACTGCTGCTCCGTGAAGACAATCGCTTTTACGACCATGGCGGCGTGGACTGGATCGGCGTGGGCCGCGCCGTCGCCCAGGTCATCAAGCACAAAAGAGCCACGCAGGGCGCCTCCACCCTGACCATGCAGCTTGCCAAAATCACTTATAACCACCAGGAACGCAACCTGCACAGCAAACTGACGGAAGTAGCTCTGGCCAAACGCATTGAGGCAACCTACAGCAAGGACGAAATTCTGGAAACCTACATTAACCGCATTTTCTGGGGCCACACCTTCCTGGGAATAGCCGCCGCGTCCCGCGGCTATTACGACAAGGAGCCCCGCGACCTCTCCCTTTCGGAATGCGCCACGCTGGCAGGCATCATCTACGGCCCGAATGATTTTTCCCCCCTCAAGCACCCGGAAGAAGCCAGAAAAGTCCGGGACATCGTGCTCGGGCTGCTGAAAGACGCCGGCAAGATCACGGAAGTGCAATACGCCGCCGCTCTCGCGGAACCCATCGTGACGCATCCGCCGCAGTCCAGGTCCGAGGAAAACTACGCCATGGACCTCGTGCGCCGGGAGCTGGACGCCATTCTGGAAGAGGAAGACATCCGCCTGGGAGGTCTCGTGGTCCATACCACGCTGGACCTGGACCTGCAGAACGCCACGCTGGACATCATCAACAAGCACATGACGGCTCTGGAAAGCCGGAAGGATTTCAAAAAGCACCTAGCCTCCCTCCAGGCCAGAAGAGAGAAGCGCGGCATCGTTAAAAACAAGCTGACCACCAAGGCGGAATATGAGGCGGCTCTGGCCGCCTACAAGGCAATTCCTGCGGAACAGAGGGAAAAGACCCAGCCCCCCATGCCCAATTACATCCAGTCCGCGGCCGTGGTGATGGACAATGCCACGGGAGCGCTTCTGGCCGTTGTCGGCGGACGGGACGCGGAGGAATCCAAGCTGAACCGCGCCATCCAGTCCCGGCGGCAGACGGGCTCCCTGTTCAAGCCGTTCGTTTACGCCACTTTCTTTCAGCAGGGCAATTCCGCGGATACCCGCATTTCCGACGACCGCATCGCCCATGGGGAAATACGCGGCGCAGCCAACTGGTCCCCCCGCAACTCGGACGGCACCTACCGCGGCATGAAACCCGCCTCCTTCGGCCTCATTCTTTCCCGCAACACCATGTCCGTGCGCATCGGCAACCGGGCCGGGCTGGGCAACGTCATCCAGTCCGCCGAGCTGGCCGGGTTCCATGGAAACGTCTCCAAGACTCCAGCCCTGTTCCTGGGCACCTGGGAAGCCTCCCCCCTGGACGTGGCGAGCGCCTACAGTGTGTTTGCCAACGGCGGCGTGCGTCCCACGCCATACATCATCGACCACATTACGGACTCCAAAGGACAGCCGCGCTTTGCCATCACCAAGAGCAGGCGCGCCGTTTATTCCCAGCGCGCGGCCAATATCACCTCCTCTATTCTCCAGCAGGTCTGCAAGCCCGGAGGCACTGCGGGCAGAATCACCGCCCTGGGGTTCAAGGCGCCGTGCGGAGGCAAGACAGGCACTACGAACAATTACACGAACGCCTGGTTTGCAGGCTACACCTCCAACCTGACATGCAGCGTCTGGGTGGGATTTGACACCGCCACCAAGATTCTGGAAAAAGGGTACGGCGGCACGCTGGCTCTTCCCATCTGGACGGATATCATGCTGGCCTCCCAAAAGGAAGGCTATCCCTCCAACGCGATCCGCACCAGGGCAGCCTCGGAAGGCCAGGCCGTTCTCGTATGCCGGGAATCCAACCAACTGGCCCATTCCGGCTGCCAATACGCCAAAACGGCCTATTATGAAACAACGGTAGGCTACCAGGCCCCGGCCAAAATGTGTGAAAAGCATATTCCCCTTGCGGAGCCGGGCTCGGAAGAAGACATTCCCTATGCAGAGCCGCTCGACAGTTCCGATGACAACATTCCGCTGGCCGAACCCGTAGATGAAACGGACGGCATCCCCTACGCCACTCCCATCTGA